Within Fusobacterium periodonticum ATCC 33693, the genomic segment ATAAGTATTTGAGGGATTAGCTTTCTTAATATAAGAACCTTTTCCTTGAACATTTATTCTATAACCTTCTATCCATTTTGAATACTTAGCCTCAAAACCTGAAGTAAAATGAAAATTTATCTTATTATATTCTTTTTTTGAATAAAAATATTCAGCTCTAAGTAACATAATAGCATCTGCACATTGATGTAAATCTTGATTTCCTATTTCTACATCAAATACACTATCATAGATTCCTCTACTTGATTTTTCTTTCCCATTATGATATAAAGCTTTTTCTCCATAAGGCTTTAATTTTTGATTTCTTAAAAATTCAGCAAAACTTCCCTTTTCAACACTTACTCTTTTATATCCATTGGGGACAGAATATCTCGTTTCTACTGTCATTCCTTTTTTATTTAAATACTTCATTTCTGCATATAAAAAACTTTGTAAGCTAAAAAGTAAAAAAACTATTAAAATTTTATATGTTTTATTTTTCATATATACTCCTAAAAACATTATAGGTTTTCTAAACTTTCATCATAGTATAGAATTTTATTTGAATAGCTTTTAAGCATTTCCATTTTTTCAACTATATCTGATTTAATGAACTGAGGTTTCATTGCAGAAACAATTTCTGCTATAGATTGTCTTCCTCTTATGTAAGCCAATTTAAAATCTTTTAATTCTAATTCTTTTGCTAAACTATCTATACAGTCATTTAAAGTCCCTAGTTCATCTACAAGGCCATTTTCTTTTGCTTGACTTCCTAACCAAACACGACCACCAGCAATCTTTTCTAAGTCTTCTTCATTGATATTTCTTGCTTCCATAACATGAGCTTTAAATTCGCTATATACTTCATTCATGCTATATACGATTTTTTCCTTTGACTCTTCACTTAACTTTGAAAATACATCAAAGATATCAAAACCTTTTCCCTTTGAAAAACCTTCCATATTTACTTTTAATTTATCTATTGCTTCAGAAAATTCAGGATATAGAATAACAACTCCTATTGAACCTGTCAATGTTACAGGACTAGCAAATAACTTTTTTCCAACAGTTGCAATATAGTATCCTCCACTTGCACATAAATCTCCCATAGAAATATAGATAGGAATTTCTAATTTCTTTAACTTCTGATATATTTTTTCACTTTCTAAAGCACTTCCACCAGGAGAATTTATTCTTAAAACAAGTCCTTTTAAATTCTTAATATCCTCTAATGCATCTAATTTCTCAACAACATTATCATAGTTAATTACAGTTTCTCTGCTTTCTCTTATGTCTATTTCTCCTTCAAGATTAATTACTGCTATTGTATTCTTACTTTTATTTTTCTTTCTTTTATAAGCTGAAATATATTCTACAAAGTCAACTGTGTCTTCATCATAGTCCACACCTATTTCTTCATAGGTAGATACACCATCAATTAAACCTAGCTCTTTAGCTTTTTCTGAATTAGCAAAAATCAAATCTCCTGAAAGAATTTCATTTGTTATATCAACTTTTCTTTTTTCTTTAACCAGATTTATAAAATTTTGAAATAAAGTTTCTTTAATATTCATTAAAGATTCTTTCTTTTCTTCAGTCATCTTATCATGGCTAAAACTTTCTCCTGCCACCTTATAATCGCCTATATGCAAAGTATTTACTGTAACTCCTAAAGTAGCTAAAATATTTTTAAAATAAGGCTCTTTGTATTCATAACCACGAAAATATAAACAAGATTGTTTAGTATTTAACATGTAGATTTTATCTGCAAGTAAAGCTATTTGATAAGAGTACTCATCAAAGGTAGTTCCTATTGCAATAATTTCTTTATCTACTGATAATTTCTTAAAAATTTCTTTTATCTCTTCAATGTGAACTCTTGATAAGTCAACTTCATCAACATCTATTATTATTTTTTCTATTTTTTTATCATCAACTAAGTTCTCTAAAGCTTTTAAAACTATATCATGTGATAAAGCTTTATTTATAGATATAGCTGATACCATATAGTCCTCAACAAGATCCCCTATATTAAAAACTACTGTTTTAACTCCTTTTAATGAAATAACATCTTTATTTTTAAATTTTCTTTTAACTAATAAAATAAGAATACAAATAGCAATTATAATAACTATTGAAATAATTACTGCTTGTAGTAGTGCGTATAAAATAACCATATCTCCCTCCAAAAAAATAATTCACTATTCTTAATTATATCATATTTTGTAGAAACAAAAAGGAGCTGTTGCAAAATTAAAATTTAATTTTGCAACAGCCCCAAAATTTTGTTATTTAAAAGGTTGTATAATAAATGGTGTTGATAGAAGAAATTTTTATCAATGCCATTTTTTTAATAAAAAAAAGTTGAGACAACAAAATTTTCCTGTTAAAATTAAATCGCCAAAAATAACTCAAAAAGGAAGTGATTTCATTGTCTCTATCTAATTTTATCAAAACTATCTTAAATATTCAAGATAATAATATTTCTTTTCCAGAAGAAGAATATTACCAAGTTATTAAANNNNNNNNNNNNNNNNNNNNNNNNNNNNNNNNNNNNNNNNNNNNNNNNNNNNNNNNNNNNNNNNNNNNNNNNNNNNNNNNNNNNNNNNNNNNNNNNNNNNNNNNNNNNNNNNNNNNNNNNNNNNNNNNNNNNNNNNNNNNNNNNNNNNNNNNNNNNNNNNNNNNNNNNNNNNNNNNNNNNNNNNNNNNNNNNNNNNNNNNNNNNNNNNNNNNNNNNNNNNNNNNNNNNNNNNNNNNNNNNNNNNNNNNNNNNNNNNNNNNNNNNNNNNNNNNNNNNNNNNNNNNNNNNNNNNNNNNNNNNNNNNNNNNNNNNNNNNNNNNNNNNNNNNNNNNNNNNNNNNNNNNNNNNNNNNNNNNNNNNNNNNNNNNNNNNNNNNNNNNNNNNNNNNNNNNNNNNNNNNNNNNNNNNNNNNNNNNNNNNNNNNNNNNNNNNNNNNNNNNNNNNNNNNNNNNNNNNNNNNNNNNNNNNNNNNNNNNNNNNNNNNNNNNNNNNNNNNNNNNNNNNNNNNNNNNNNNNNNNNNNNNNNNNNNNNNNNNNNNNNNNNNNNNNNNNNNNNNNNNNNNNNNNNNNNNNNNNNNNNNNNNNNNNNNNNNNNNNNNNNNNNNNNNNNNNNNNNNNNNNNNNNNNNNNNNNNNNNNNNNNNNNNNNNNNNNNNNNNNNNNNNNNNNNNNNNNNNNNNNNNNNNNNNNNNNNNNNNNNNNNNNNNNNNNNNNNNNNNNNNNNNNNNNNNNNNNAATAGAAGGTTTAAACAATAAGATAAAATCAATAAAGAGAACAGCATTTGGATATTCAAATTTTAGTAATTTTAAAAAGCGTGTATTGATTCAAGTAGGTATTATCCCAATTAGCGCTTAATTTTTTAATGTAATTAATACAATAATGTGATTTAGTTTTAATAAAAAAAAGAGAATTCTTAAGTTTTTAATTCTTAAAAATTCTCTTAATTCTATCAGGTCATAGTCTAAACTTTTTTATCAACACTATTTGACAAACAACCTTTTAAAATAGAAATAGATTATAGGCATAATTCTTCTATAGCTTCTTTACAAACTTCTAGCATTTTATCAATTTCTTCATAAGTTATCACATAAGGAGGCATGAAATAAACACTATTTCCTATAGGTCTAACAAAAACTCCTTTTTTCAATGCTAAATTATAGATTTCTTTTCCTACTCTTACATCAGGAAGGAGATTATCTTTTAATTCTATAGCTCCTATAAGTCCTATATTTCTTATATCTTCTATATATGATTTCCCTTTAAAAATCTCAGCCATCTTTTCTTTTAAGTATTTACCTTTTTCATTTATGGTATCTAAGACATTATCTTCTTTAAAGATTCTCAATACTTCTAAAGCTATTCTACAACCTAAAGGGTTCCCAGAATATGTATGAGAATGTAAGAAAGATTTTCCTTCCTTATAGTCAGCATAGAAGGCATTAAATATATCTATAGTTATACAAAGCATGGCTATAGGATAATAACCTGATGAAAGTCCCTTTGCTATACACATCATATCAGGTTCTATACCCGCATGTTCACAGGCAAACATCTTTCCTGTTCTACCAAAGCCCATAGCAATTTCATCATCTATTAAATGTATATTATATTTTTTAGTTAAGTCTCTTGCAGCTTTTAAAAACCTAGCAGAGTATATCTTTATTCCTGCTGCTCCTTGTACCATAGGCTCAACTATCATACAAGCTAACTCATTATGGTTTTTTTCAATTATTTCTTCTAATTCTTTAATACATTCATCTTCTAATTTTGTAAATTCTTCATTAGATAATTTTGAGTTGACATAAGGAACTCTAACTTTTCTTCCTTCCTTTATAAGTGGTCTATATGTTTCAGTGAAAATATCAACATCTCCCACTCCTAAAGCTCCTATTGTTTCTCCATGATAAGCATTTTCTAAAGATAAAAATTTAGTTTTTTGTGGATTCCCTGTTTGTAAATGATATTGAAAACTTAATTTCAAAGCCATTTCAATGCAAGATGATCCATTGTCTGAAAATAAAAACTTGTTAAGCCCTCTAGGTAAAACCTTAGTTAGTTCTTCGCATAACTCAGCAGCAGGCTCATGGGCAAAGTTTGCAAAGATTACATGTTCTAAAGTATTTATTTGTTCTGAGATAACCTTATTTATTCTTGGATTACAATGGCCAAATAAGTTTACCCACCAACTAGAGATACAGTCCATATATCTATTTCCATCTTCATCTATCAAATAAAGTCCTTCACCTTTTTTTATAACTAAAGGTGGATTTTTTTCGAAATCTTTCATTTGTGCACAAGGGTGAAAAACATATTTTAAATCTTTTTTTTGTAATTCACTTAAATTATTAATCATTGAAAACTCCTTTTAATTAAAGAAAGTCTCTATTTCTTCATCAGAAATTTCTTTTTGTCCATTCTTTATAATTAAATAATTTTTAACTTTTGATAATTCTAAAATAACTTTTATATTATCATCTTCAAAAAATTGTCCTTTGTAATTATTAAAAACTAAGCCTTCTAATTTTATTCCCATAGTATTAAGTGCATTTAAAGTAAGCATAGTATGATTTATAGCTCCTACCCTTGTTCCACAGACTAATACAACAGGTAAATTCCACATTTTTATCAAATCATAAATATAGAACTTATCTCTGATAAGAGGAACATAAAGTCCTCCTGCACCTTCAACTATAATATTAGAATATTTCTTTTTTAAATCTTCAAAATGTTTTTTAACATTTTCTATCTCTATGACAGTTCCTTCCATCTCAGAAGCTAAATGAGGCGAAACTTCTTCTTTTAAAGTATAAGTTACCATACTATCATCATAGGGAATATCCACAAATTTTGTTAAAAAATCCACATCTGGTGCTGTTAATTTATTATCTCTTAAAAAACAACCACTTTGAATAGGTTTATAATATTGAAAATTATGTTTTCTTAAAGCCTTATATAGTAAAGTACTAACATAGGTCTTACCCACATCAGTATCTGTTCCTATAACAAAGAAATCTTTAAAGTTCATAACCTAACTCCTC encodes:
- the bioD gene encoding dethiobiotin synthase, with protein sequence MNFKDFFVIGTDTDVGKTYVSTLLYKALRKHNFQYYKPIQSGCFLRDNKLTAPDVDFLTKFVDIPYDDSMVTYTLKEEVSPHLASEMEGTVIEIENVKKHFEDLKKKYSNIIVEGAGGLYVPLIRDKFYIYDLIKMWNLPVVLVCGTRVGAINHTMLTLNALNTMGIKLEGLVFNNYKGQFFEDDNIKVILELSKVKNYLIIKNGQKEISDEEIETFFN
- the bioA gene encoding adenosylmethionine--8-amino-7-oxononanoate transaminase, whose product is MINNLSELQKKDLKYVFHPCAQMKDFEKNPPLVIKKGEGLYLIDEDGNRYMDCISSWWVNLFGHCNPRINKVISEQINTLEHVIFANFAHEPAAELCEELTKVLPRGLNKFLFSDNGSSCIEMALKLSFQYHLQTGNPQKTKFLSLENAYHGETIGALGVGDVDIFTETYRPLIKEGRKVRVPYVNSKLSNEEFTKLEDECIKELEEIIEKNHNELACMIVEPMVQGAAGIKIYSARFLKAARDLTKKYNIHLIDDEIAMGFGRTGKMFACEHAGIEPDMMCIAKGLSSGYYPIAMLCITIDIFNAFYADYKEGKSFLHSHTYSGNPLGCRIALEVLRIFKEDNVLDTINEKGKYLKEKMAEIFKGKSYIEDIRNIGLIGAIELKDNLLPDVRVGKEIYNLALKKGVFVRPIGNSVYFMPPYVITYEEIDKMLEVCKEAIEELCL
- a CDS encoding ISL3 family transposase is translated as IEGLNNKIKSIKRTAFGYSNFSNFKKRVLIQVGIIPISA
- the sppA gene encoding signal peptide peptidase SppA, which gives rise to MVILYALLQAVIISIVIIIAICILILLVKRKFKNKDVISLKGVKTVVFNIGDLVEDYMVSAISINKALSHDIVLKALENLVDDKKIEKIIIDVDEVDLSRVHIEEIKEIFKKLSVDKEIIAIGTTFDEYSYQIALLADKIYMLNTKQSCLYFRGYEYKEPYFKNILATLGVTVNTLHIGDYKVAGESFSHDKMTEEKKESLMNIKETLFQNFINLVKEKRKVDITNEILSGDLIFANSEKAKELGLIDGVSTYEEIGVDYDEDTVDFVEYISAYKRKKNKSKNTIAVINLEGEIDIRESRETVINYDNVVEKLDALEDIKNLKGLVLRINSPGGSALESEKIYQKLKKLEIPIYISMGDLCASGGYYIATVGKKLFASPVTLTGSIGVVILYPEFSEAIDKLKVNMEGFSKGKGFDIFDVFSKLSEESKEKIVYSMNEVYSEFKAHVMEARNINEEDLEKIAGGRVWLGSQAKENGLVDELGTLNDCIDSLAKELELKDFKLAYIRGRQSIAEIVSAMKPQFIKSDIVEKMEMLKSYSNKILYYDESLENL
- a CDS encoding DUF4846 domain-containing protein, translating into MKNKTYKILIVFLLFSLQSFLYAEMKYLNKKGMTVETRYSVPNGYKRVSVEKGSFAEFLRNQKLKPYGEKALYHNGKEKSSRGIYDSVFDVEIGNQDLHQCADAIMLLRAEYFYSKKEYNKINFHFTSGFEAKYSKWIEGYRINVQGKGSYIKKANPSNTYKDFKSYMNMVFAYCGTLSLEKEMKLQSLDKMKIGDAFIKGGSPGHVVLIVDMAENDKGEKIFMLAQSYMPAQQTQILINPSDRNLGVWYSLKGKDVLITPEWDFSLNQLRTF